CGGCATCGACGGCGTGTACCTGGGTGCACCGGTAATCCTGGGCAAAAACGGCATCGAGCGCATCATCGAGCTGCAGCTGAACGACGAGGAGAAAGCGTTGCTTGAAACCTCGCGTGGCCACGTGAAAGAAGTAATGGACGCGCTGGACAAAATGGGCCAGCCCGCCAACGCGTAACCTGGCCTAACGGCCAAGCTTGCGAGCCGCTGCGCCTTCGGGTGCAGCGGCTCGTTTGTTTTCTGTCATTCCGAGCGAAGCGCGGAATCCGGGGAAATCAGCCATCTGATGCGCCTGAGTCAGCAGTGCCAGAATCGGGGCTCATGATGATTTCGAAAAGAGCAATACTCCCCTGATTCCGCGCTTCGCTCGCAATGACAAAAACGCAGCGGCCCCGCCTAGGTACCTAGGCGGGGCCGCTGCGTTGGGGGCTGCCCGTGGCTACTGCTGGCTAGCCCGAAACAGCTTCTGCTTTTCTTCCTTGGAAAGGCTCTCGTAGCCGGAGCGCGAAATCTTATCGAGTATCAGATCGATTTCTTCCTGGGGCGGCTGGGCCAGGCCGCCGCGTTTGGCACCTGCGGCGGTGGCCGGCGCACTGCGGTGCGTTACGCGCAAGCGCGGGCGCCCGTGCAACAGGCCGTTAATCCATTCGCCGACGGCAATAACCGGGCGGCCCAGGTCGCGGCCGCGCTGCAGCTGGTTGATGTAGATGAAGCCCAACACCGCGCCGCCCAGGTGGGCTATCTGTCCGCCGGGGTTGGTGCCGTTGATGCCGGCAATCGAAATCAGCACCACCGCCGCGGCTATGTACTTGATGCGTACCGGCCCGATGAGCAGCAAGTTGAAGGTGTAATCGGGCAAAAGCGTGGCGGCCGCTACAATCACGGCCGTTACGGCGCCCGAAGCCCCAAGCATGGGCACGCCCAAACCGGGGCGCAGCACGGGCAGCAGGTTGTAGCTCAGCACAAAAAACAACGCCCCCACCAAGGCACCCAGAATGTAGAGGCTCACGAGGCGCCGGTCGCCGAGGTACTCGCGCACCAGCATGCCAAACCAGTACAGGTTCAGCATGTTGAAAAGGATGTGGAAAAAGCCGTCGTGGGTGAAGGCGTAGGTGAGCACCGTCCAGGGGTGCCGCACGAGGCTGGGCAAATCGGAGGGCATGGCCAGCTGGCGCAGCACCACGTCGTAGGCGTCGCCCACGCTGCTCAGGTGCAGCACCGCGCGCATCACCACCAGCACCGCAAACACCAGCACGTTGATGACCAACAGCTGATTCAGCGCGTTGTCGCGGCGGGTAAAGGTTTGCTGAATATCGGCGAAGATGCTCATGGCAAGGGGGTGGGTTAGTAGAAGCGCGAGTGGTGCCGTTCCCAGTATTTCAACAGCAGGAAGCCGAACAACATTCCGCCCAGGTGGGCGAAGTGGGCCACGTTGTCGCCGGGGTTGCGCTCCACGCCCGCGTAGAGCTCGTACAGCCCGTACAACGCCACGAAATACTTGGCCTTGATGGGGAACGGGAAGAACAGGAGCATCAGCTCCGTATTGGGGAAAAGATAGGCAAAAGCCAGCAGAATGCCGAAAAGCGCCCCCGAAGCGCCCACCATCGGGCCGTTGAGGGCGCGCTCGTAAATCGTGTCGACGCTCTCGATTGCGCTCTTGATGTTGCTTTGGTTGCCGGGGTTTAGCTGAATGTCGCGGGCTACCATCTCGTAGCCTTGGGCCTGCGGGTAGTAGTCGCGGAAAAAGTCGCTGAACTCTACGGCGCTTGGCGACTCTACGAAGGCGTTGCGCGCGTCGCGCATTTGCCCTATCTCGTACTCCCGAATGCCCGAGTACAGCACCCCTGCCCCTATCCCGCAGATCAGCCAGAAAGCCAGAAACCGCTGCGGCCCCCAGCGCATTTCCAGCATCGGCCCGAAGGAAAACAGGCCGAACATGTTGGATAGCAGGTGGCCCCAGCCCGCGTGCATGAACATGTACGTGACGTGCTGAAACGGCTGAAACAGTTCGGAGGTCCAGGGATAGAGGGCCAGCAAACGCGGCACCACCCCAAGCGCACCCATGCTTTCGAGTAGCAACAGCCCTATGTTGATGAGGAGCAGGTTGCGCACCATGGGGGTGACATTGAGCATACGCAGAGCAGATTAAGGCTGATAGTGACTTGGCAGGCCGCCGGAAGGTATCTTCCGCTGCGGCCCACGCTACGCTTGCTTACGCAAAACGGGCAAGCGTAGCGGTACCCCGGCCAGGGCACCGCCCGGCACGAAGGTATAACCAGCGGGCCAACTGCCCAGTTTAGCGCCCCGGTGGGCCCGTGCCCCTAACCGCGCCCCTGCCGCAAAGCACCTAGGGCTTAGCTCCGGAAAAAGGCCTGGAGCTGATCGAACTCCAGCATCACGAGGGTGCGCTGGCCATCGGGCGTGTAGCCGGGGGTTTGGCAGGCAAACAGCCGGTCGATGAGGGCCGTCATTTCCACCTCGCTCAGGCGGGCGGCGGCCGCGGCGGCTACGCGGCGCGCGAGGCTGCGGGCCAGTTGCTCGCGGCGGTCGAGGCGGGCGCGCACGCCCGGCATCCGAAACTGTTCCAGCAAGCCTTCGAGCAACTCCTTTTCGTTGGCGCGGCTGGGCACATCCGCGGGCAGGCCTTCTACCACAATGGTGTTGGGCCCAAACTCCGAGAAGCGGAACCCTAGGTCGTGCAGCTCGGTGGTTACCTCGCGCAGCACGGCAAAGTCGCTGGGCGAAAAAGCCACCGTGCGCGGAAACAGCAGGGTTTGCGAGGCGCTGCTCTCCTCGGCAATCTGCTGCTGGTACTGCTCGTACAAAATCCGCTCGCGGGCCGCAATGTGGTCAATCATCATCAGCCCCGATTTCACGGGCACCAGCACGTATTGCTGCACCTGCACCACGCGGCGGCTGGGCAACGCGCCCGGCGCTGCGGCACCGCCCTCGGCGGCGCCGGTGCTGGGGCCGTGCGTAAGCGGCAACTCGGGCGAGGCTGGGGCTGCGGCAGCCGGCGCGGTGGGCACCGGCGGCAACACCGGAATGGCGGGCAACGGCTCGGGTTTGGCGTCGGGCGCCTCGGCCTCAATGTCATCGAGGGCGCCGGGCTGGCTCAGGGTTTTATAAAAGTCTTCCAGCGCTTTGCGGGCTTGCTCGGTGGGGCGCGGCGTCAGGGGTTTTTCATCGGTCCAGCGCGTGGCCTCGCGCGTGGGTCGGGCGGGAGCGGCAGCGGCGGCCATGGCCGCGGCCAAAGCCCCGCCTTCGTTCCCTAGGTTGTGGTGCGCGTTATCATCAGGGTCGGCAAAGTCTGATATCGAGCCCGTGCGCAGGCCCGCCAGCGGCGCAAAGTTCACGTTGCTCTCGAAGTCCAACGACGGGGCCATGTTGTGCAGACCTAGGGCCTGCTTTACGGCGGCGCGCACAATGGCGTACACGGTTTTCTCGTCCTCGAACTTGATTTCCGTTTTGGTGGGGTGCACGTTGATGTCGATGGTCTTGGGGTCGAGCTCCAGAAACAGCACGTAAAACGGGTGCGTCTCCTTGGGCAGCAGGCCCTCGTAGGCGGCCAGCACCGCGTGGTTCAGGTAGGCCGAGCGGATAAAGCGCCCGTTCACGAAGAAAAACTGGTCGCCGCGGCTTTTTTTGGCCGATTCGGGCTTGCCGATGTAGCCTTTCACCGAAATAAACGGCGTAACCTCCTCTACCAGCGCCAGCTGCTCCTTGTAGCTGTTGCCAAGCAACGACACCACGCGCTGGCTGAGCTTGCCGGCCGGCAGGTTAAACACCTCCAGGTCGTTCTGGTACAGCGAAAAGCTGATGTTTGACTTCGACAGCGCCACGTGCTGAAACTCGTCGAGAATGTGGCGCATTTCCACCGCATTGCTCTTCAGAAAGTTGCGGCGCGCCGGCACGTTGTAAAACAGGTTTTTTACGGCAATGCTGGTGCCATCGGGGCACGCCGTGGGCTGCTGATTGGCCACCTGCGAGCCTTCTACCAGCAGCTGGGTGCCGGTTTCCTGCGCCCGCAGCTTCGACTTGATTTCGACCTGGGCCACGGCCGCAATCGAGGCCAGCGCCTCGCCCCGAAACCCGAGGGTACGAATCCGAAACAGGTCCTCCGTCGTACGAATCTTACTGGTGGCGTGCCGCTCCAGGCTCATGCGCGCATCCGTAGCCGACATGCCCGAGCCGTTATCTACTACCTGCACCAGCTGCTTGCCGGCCTCCTTCACGATCAGCTGAATTTGGGTAGCGCCGGCATCCACGGCGTTTTCCAGTAGCTCTTTCACCACCGAAGCCGGGCGCTGCACTACCTCGCCGGCGGCAATCTGGTTAGCTAGGTATTCGGGCAGCAGTTGAATGATATCGGACATAGCAATACGAACCTCAACGGGGGTTGCGTTTGTTCTGATGAAGGGCAAAGGTACGTCACCGCCCGACGGCTTGCGCCACCGGTCTGAGTCAGCCGGACTCAGCATGGGATTTTACCCGTAGCCGCGTCGTAACATTTCCTGAAAATGAACGGCTTGCTGGTTCCGGCTGTAATTGGTCCCAAATTAGCACTCATCCGCCACGGGAAATAATGCGTAAGTTTGTGGCCAGCTTTTGCTTGCGGGCTTGCTCGTAAGTTGGTCGGCCATCGTCTTACGGGCTTCGGCCGGTTATTTCCGCTCCGTTTGTTTGGCGCCCTTCCCCGTAGGTTCCGGCCTCCGCAGAAGGGCGCAGATGCAGGCGGCCGACTTAGCCATTTCATTTACGCGACACGACACAGAGGCCAATGGGCAAGGAATTTCGGATCGGATTGGTACTGCTGCTGTTGGCCGTTACGGGTCTGATCGTGTCGTCCTCTGCCCCCCACGACAAGGGCGCAGAGCCCCGCTCCGTAGCCGAGCAACAGTGGGTCGATTCGGTCTTTTCCTCGCTCACGCCCGATCAGCGCCTGGGCCAGCTGTTTATGGTGGCTGCTTACTCCAACAAGGATAAGAAGCACACCACCTACACGGAGTTTTTGGTGCGCGAGTACAACATCGGCGGCCTCATGTTTTTGCAGGGCGGCCCGCGCCGGCAGGCCCAGCTTACCAACCGTTACCAGACTGCCGCCCGCACCCCCCTGCTTATTGCCATGGATGCGGAGTGGGGCCTGAACATGCGCCTCGATTCCTCCATGCACTTCGCCAAGCAAATGACGCTCGGCGCCATGGACGACGACCGGTTCGTGTACCAGATGGGCCGCGAAATTGCCCTGAAAATGCGCACCCTAGGTGTGCACGTGAGCTTTTCGCCGGTGGTCGATGTCAACTCGAACCCCAATAACCCGGTAATCGGCAACCGCTCCTTCGGCGAAAACAAAGAGCAGGTAGCCAAGTTAGGCACGGCCTACATCCGCGGTTTGCAGGACCACGGCGTAATGGCCGTTGCCAAGCACTTCCCCGGCCACGGCGACACCGACGTGGACTCGCACCTGGCCCTGCCGGTTATCAACACCGATATGGTGCGCCTGTCCAACGTCGACCTCTACCCTTTCCAGAAGTCGTTCGAGGCCGGCGTAATGGGCGTGATGGTGGCCCATTTGTACATGCCCCTCTTCGACACGGTACGTACGCAAACCACTACCCTTTCGCGCAACCTCGTTACGGGGCTACTGAAGGAGAAAATGGGCTACAAAGGCTTGGTTTTCACCGATGCGCTTAACATGAAGAGCGTGGCCGACCTCTACAAGCC
The sequence above is drawn from the Hymenobacter sp. YIM 151858-1 genome and encodes:
- a CDS encoding rhomboid family intramembrane serine protease yields the protein MSIFADIQQTFTRRDNALNQLLVINVLVFAVLVVMRAVLHLSSVGDAYDVVLRQLAMPSDLPSLVRHPWTVLTYAFTHDGFFHILFNMLNLYWFGMLVREYLGDRRLVSLYILGALVGALFFVLSYNLLPVLRPGLGVPMLGASGAVTAVIVAAATLLPDYTFNLLLIGPVRIKYIAAAVVLISIAGINGTNPGGQIAHLGGAVLGFIYINQLQRGRDLGRPVIAVGEWINGLLHGRPRLRVTHRSAPATAAGAKRGGLAQPPQEEIDLILDKISRSGYESLSKEEKQKLFRASQQ
- a CDS encoding rhomboid family intramembrane serine protease produces the protein MLNVTPMVRNLLLINIGLLLLESMGALGVVPRLLALYPWTSELFQPFQHVTYMFMHAGWGHLLSNMFGLFSFGPMLEMRWGPQRFLAFWLICGIGAGVLYSGIREYEIGQMRDARNAFVESPSAVEFSDFFRDYYPQAQGYEMVARDIQLNPGNQSNIKSAIESVDTIYERALNGPMVGASGALFGILLAFAYLFPNTELMLLFFPFPIKAKYFVALYGLYELYAGVERNPGDNVAHFAHLGGMLFGFLLLKYWERHHSRFY
- the mutL gene encoding DNA mismatch repair endonuclease MutL, with the translated sequence MSDIIQLLPEYLANQIAAGEVVQRPASVVKELLENAVDAGATQIQLIVKEAGKQLVQVVDNGSGMSATDARMSLERHATSKIRTTEDLFRIRTLGFRGEALASIAAVAQVEIKSKLRAQETGTQLLVEGSQVANQQPTACPDGTSIAVKNLFYNVPARRNFLKSNAVEMRHILDEFQHVALSKSNISFSLYQNDLEVFNLPAGKLSQRVVSLLGNSYKEQLALVEEVTPFISVKGYIGKPESAKKSRGDQFFFVNGRFIRSAYLNHAVLAAYEGLLPKETHPFYVLFLELDPKTIDINVHPTKTEIKFEDEKTVYAIVRAAVKQALGLHNMAPSLDFESNVNFAPLAGLRTGSISDFADPDDNAHHNLGNEGGALAAAMAAAAAPARPTREATRWTDEKPLTPRPTEQARKALEDFYKTLSQPGALDDIEAEAPDAKPEPLPAIPVLPPVPTAPAAAAPASPELPLTHGPSTGAAEGGAAAPGALPSRRVVQVQQYVLVPVKSGLMMIDHIAARERILYEQYQQQIAEESSASQTLLFPRTVAFSPSDFAVLREVTTELHDLGFRFSEFGPNTIVVEGLPADVPSRANEKELLEGLLEQFRMPGVRARLDRREQLARSLARRVAAAAAARLSEVEMTALIDRLFACQTPGYTPDGQRTLVMLEFDQLQAFFRS